The Wansuia hejianensis genomic interval TTTATCTGACGGTAATCCGCGGCACTCCTGTGCTCGTACAGGTCATGATCTGGTATTTTGGCGTATTTACGTCTCCCAACACGGTTAAGATCATGGTAATTATACTGGCTTTCGGTATTAATTCGGGCGCCTATGTGGCAGAGACGGTCCGGTCCGGGATCATGTCCCTGGATATCGGGCAGACAGAGGCCGGCCGTTCACTGGGACTGAATTTTTTCCAGACGATGACGAATATCATCATGCCGCAGGCATTTAAAAATGTACTGCCGGCTCTGGGCAATGAATTTATCACGCTGCTGAAGGAGACGTCCATCTGCGGATATGTGGGTATGATGGATCTGACTAAAGCAGGAGATATCATCCGGAGCCAGACCTATGACCAGATGATGCCCCTTCTGGGCGTCGCAGTGATATACCTGGTAATAGTCATGATACTGGTGTGGCTGCTGGGGAAATTGGAAAGGAGGCTGAGAAGCGGTGAGCGGAGATCATAAGATTAATAACGGGGAAGTGCTGATTGCGGTCTCAGATCTGAAGAAAGCATTTGGCAATCATGTGGTTCTTGACGGAATCACGACAGAGATCCGGAAAGGAGAAGTTGTTGTAATCATCGGGCCGTCAGGCTCCGGAAAATCAACATTTCTCCGGTCTCTGAATCTGCTGGAGAGGCCTACAGGCGGTCATATTTATTTTGAGGGAGTGGATATCACAGATCCGAAGACAGACATTAACCTGCACAGGCAGAAAATGGGAATGGTGTTCCAGCAGTTTAACCTGTTCCCGCATATGACAGTTATGAAAAATATCACGCTGGCGCCTGTCAAATGTGGCAAGATGTCCCAGCAGGAGGCGGATCACAAGGCGCTGGAGCTTTTGGAACGGGTGGGGCTGCCGGAAAAAGCCGACAGCTATCCGGATATGCTGTCCGGAGGCCAGAAGCAGCGTGTTGCGATCGCGAGGGCGCTGGCCATGGGGCCGGACGTGATGCTGTTTGATGAGCCGACTTCAGCGCTGGACCCGGAGATGGTTGGCGAAGTTCTGGCAATTATGAAGGAGCTGGCCCGTTCCGGAATGACTATGGCAGTAGTAACACATGAGATGGGCTTTGCCCGTGAAGTTGGTACCCGTGTGCTGTTTATCAACGACGGGAATATACAGGAAGAAAACACGCCCCAGGAATTCTTCAGCAATCCGAAGCATCCGAGGCTGAAAGAATTCCTGTCCAAAGTGCTGGCATAGAGCCAGATCGAATATAAAGGAGAACAATCATGCAGAAAAAACCGACAGTATTAATGATTCTCGATGGATATGGTTTGAATGATACCTGCGAGCACAACGCCGTCTGTGAGGCCAGGACCCCGGTTATGGACCAGCTGATGAGCCAGTGCCCTTATGTCAAGGGACAGGCCAGTGGCCTTGCTGTGGGCCTTCCGGAGGGACAGATGGGCAATTCCGAAGTGGGGCATCTGAACATGGGTGCGGGAAGAATTGTCTATCAGGAGCTGACCCGCATTACGAAAGCGATTGAAGACGGTGATTTTTTTGAAAATGAGGCTCTTTTAAAAGCAGTGAATAATGCCAAAGAAAAGGGGACCTCTCTTCATTGCTTCGGCTTGTTATCAGACGGCGGCGTTCACAGCCATATCACCCATCTGTACGGAATCCTGAAGCTGGCGAAGCTGCACGGCCTGGAAAAAGTATATGTGCATTGCTTCCTGGACGGCAGGGATACGCCTCCGGCTTCCGGCAAAAGCTTTATTGAAGAACTGCAGTCAAAGATGAAAGAAATCGGCGTCGGCCAGATTGGAGTGGTATCCGGGCGTTATTATGCGATGGACCGTGATAACCGGTGGGACCGCGTAGAAAAAGCATACGCAGCCCTGACAAAGGGTGAAGGCGTGAACGGCGGCAGCGACGCGGCGGCAGCAGTCCAGGCGTCCTATGATGATGGGAAAACTGATGAATTTGTACTTCCGACGGTCATGGAGAAGGACGGCCATCCGGTCACGACTATTCAGGACGGAGATTCAGTAATCTTCTTTAACTTCCGCCCCGACCGGGCGAGGGAAATCACGAGGGCTTTCTGTGATCCTGAGTTTGCCGGATTTCCGAGAGATAAACGGCTGGAGCTGACATATGTATGCTTTACAGATTATGATGATACGATTCCGAATAAGCTGGTAGCCTTTAAAAAGGAAGAGATCAGAAATACTTTTGGCGAATATCTGGCGGCACACAACATGACACAGGCCCGGATAGCGGAAACAGAGAAATATGCCCATGTGACCTTTT includes:
- a CDS encoding amino acid ABC transporter ATP-binding protein; this translates as MSGDHKINNGEVLIAVSDLKKAFGNHVVLDGITTEIRKGEVVVIIGPSGSGKSTFLRSLNLLERPTGGHIYFEGVDITDPKTDINLHRQKMGMVFQQFNLFPHMTVMKNITLAPVKCGKMSQQEADHKALELLERVGLPEKADSYPDMLSGGQKQRVAIARALAMGPDVMLFDEPTSALDPEMVGEVLAIMKELARSGMTMAVVTHEMGFAREVGTRVLFINDGNIQEENTPQEFFSNPKHPRLKEFLSKVLA
- a CDS encoding amino acid ABC transporter permease — translated: MYIVNGLKNTLIITVFAALLGIALGFVLAIIRSSHDKSDKPGIVLRILNFIAKVYLTVIRGTPVLVQVMIWYFGVFTSPNTVKIMVIILAFGINSGAYVAETVRSGIMSLDIGQTEAGRSLGLNFFQTMTNIIMPQAFKNVLPALGNEFITLLKETSICGYVGMMDLTKAGDIIRSQTYDQMMPLLGVAVIYLVIVMILVWLLGKLERRLRSGERRS
- the gpmI gene encoding 2,3-bisphosphoglycerate-independent phosphoglycerate mutase; its protein translation is MQKKPTVLMILDGYGLNDTCEHNAVCEARTPVMDQLMSQCPYVKGQASGLAVGLPEGQMGNSEVGHLNMGAGRIVYQELTRITKAIEDGDFFENEALLKAVNNAKEKGTSLHCFGLLSDGGVHSHITHLYGILKLAKLHGLEKVYVHCFLDGRDTPPASGKSFIEELQSKMKEIGVGQIGVVSGRYYAMDRDNRWDRVEKAYAALTKGEGVNGGSDAAAAVQASYDDGKTDEFVLPTVMEKDGHPVTTIQDGDSVIFFNFRPDRAREITRAFCDPEFAGFPRDKRLELTYVCFTDYDDTIPNKLVAFKKEEIRNTFGEYLAAHNMTQARIAETEKYAHVTFFFNGGIEEPNQGEDRILVKSPKVATYDLKPEMSAYEVCDKLVEAIKSQKYDVIIINFANPDMVGHTGVEAAAVKAIEAVDECVGKAVAALKEVNGQMFICADHGNAEQLVDETTGEPFTAHTTNPVPFILVNADPAYGLAEGGKLADIVPTLIELMGMEQPKEMTGKSLLINEHVR